In bacterium, the following proteins share a genomic window:
- a CDS encoding right-handed parallel beta-helix repeat-containing protein, whose amino-acid sequence MDFYFDILLELYKAHGELIFENPSIIKEEMADYSNVERAKVYALASAIEEKIPVTLRDSGSLSEEDLTLIGKGFAEGTGIKEELAVWAVFTLNKLIRNVEEDPALRRLKRKARNVESPRVEIKEGLAKATVIKGGVANTFNYDGSLPFADFLETHLEEADELAVEISGDVEIERPITVQNKKMVLSGMEKAILYSEILPAFELIKSEFIVENLAFKHTKEPERTIGLIYATDSSVELNKVELHGSGLKVQSSKVFISKSKLIDCKYIGIHAENSEIKVQHSDFQENGIDIFSPQMRFKGCKVLLKNCKVDKGNGAGIWADASELNLEKVVISGNYYYGIFMDGGGSLQMNNSRLVENGNSEDNYPQLKLVSSKASLKNCRIFNGINNSGISIEDKSLLECEELKVTGHYYNGIEAKDDSELLIRNGEIARNGNEDEDNPQLVFVSSKGYLKNVKVHGGIYNSGFLLDEGSRVEIVGSHIYRHFFNAITLKSGSEVLIADCEIHQNGNEHFHAPQIWSSSATLKMENSSIFDGIKNDGIYARNSNLIFENVAVYNHFRRALFVEANSNVTIKNSRIYSNNKGIDGEGQIEVKSSLLKLHDSEVDSSYNAAGIYATDISVVDISKSRISNNYSQGIWFSSNTTFNVSDCHISENLGKDGMFPQVLITSSRGKFERTTITNGSGVSGMVIERSFVQIVECNVTKNENFGLYVLSNSIADLTACEISSNGQENKDFAQIKVENSKLILKSSKVVSGVNNTGISIMESSYAEMENTIVSQNPRHGIEVYYNSELRFMSGEVSNNGSENENSAQVWVGSSYAIIRDSIIHDGKGNMGIGVLKSYVELENCKIFGHRDEGISLAWYSGIKIKECQIYSNAMDSNVAQLSVISSNCITRGSEIYESVAGDGVKADDGAVVELDNTKIYKNKAYGLIVKNNSEIKMSGCEITENNEIHKHGAQIFLDNSKGVIKNSKISKGVSGGGIRLSHTHLVEIYHSVISEHKGAGIEVVDNISRLKIVGVTTFKNEKGGLVYRNPYKVSTIDSNFDDGAFRKS is encoded by the coding sequence ATGGATTTTTATTTTGACATTCTCCTTGAGCTTTATAAGGCTCATGGCGAACTTATCTTTGAAAATCCTTCAATAATTAAGGAAGAAATGGCGGACTATTCCAATGTAGAAAGAGCAAAAGTTTACGCACTGGCTTCGGCAATAGAGGAGAAGATACCTGTAACCTTGAGAGATTCAGGCTCGCTCTCTGAGGAAGATTTAACCCTCATCGGCAAAGGCTTTGCTGAAGGGACAGGGATTAAGGAAGAGCTCGCAGTGTGGGCAGTTTTTACGCTGAATAAATTGATAAGAAATGTTGAGGAGGATCCTGCTTTAAGGAGGCTCAAGAGGAAAGCTCGTAATGTAGAAAGCCCCCGCGTAGAGATTAAAGAAGGGCTTGCCAAAGCTACCGTTATAAAGGGAGGTGTTGCTAATACTTTCAATTATGACGGCTCACTTCCCTTTGCCGATTTCCTTGAGACACACCTTGAGGAAGCCGATGAGCTGGCAGTTGAAATAAGTGGAGATGTAGAGATAGAAAGGCCCATTACTGTCCAAAACAAAAAGATGGTCCTCAGCGGAATGGAAAAAGCAATATTGTATTCCGAAATTTTACCAGCCTTTGAACTCATAAAATCCGAGTTTATCGTTGAAAATTTAGCCTTTAAGCATACTAAGGAACCAGAAAGGACAATTGGCCTTATATACGCTACTGACAGTTCTGTTGAACTTAACAAAGTAGAGCTACATGGTTCAGGATTAAAGGTTCAATCTTCGAAGGTATTTATTTCTAAGTCAAAGTTAATTGATTGCAAATACATTGGAATTCATGCGGAAAATTCAGAGATAAAAGTGCAACACTCTGATTTTCAGGAAAATGGGATTGATATTTTCAGCCCACAGATGCGTTTTAAGGGATGTAAAGTACTTTTGAAAAATTGTAAGGTGGACAAAGGGAATGGGGCTGGTATATGGGCGGACGCTTCTGAATTGAATCTTGAAAAAGTGGTAATAAGTGGGAACTATTATTACGGAATATTTATGGATGGCGGTGGTTCCTTGCAGATGAATAACAGCAGATTGGTAGAAAATGGAAATAGTGAGGACAACTATCCACAGTTAAAGCTTGTTTCCTCTAAAGCCAGTTTGAAAAATTGCAGAATATTCAACGGAATCAATAATTCTGGAATATCCATTGAAGACAAATCTTTGCTTGAGTGTGAGGAGCTAAAGGTAACAGGACACTATTACAACGGGATTGAAGCAAAAGACGATTCTGAGTTATTAATTAGAAATGGGGAGATTGCAAGGAACGGGAACGAAGATGAAGATAATCCACAGCTTGTTTTTGTGTCATCCAAGGGCTATCTAAAAAATGTAAAGGTTCACGGAGGAATTTATAACAGTGGTTTCCTACTTGATGAGGGTTCAAGAGTCGAAATTGTAGGCTCTCATATTTACAGGCATTTCTTTAATGCAATTACCCTCAAGTCAGGTTCGGAGGTGTTGATTGCCGATTGTGAAATTCACCAGAATGGAAATGAACATTTCCATGCGCCTCAGATCTGGTCTTCTTCAGCGACACTGAAGATGGAAAATTCAAGCATTTTTGATGGGATAAAAAACGACGGGATTTATGCACGTAATTCAAATTTAATTTTTGAGAATGTCGCAGTGTACAACCATTTTAGAAGAGCGCTTTTTGTTGAGGCTAACTCCAATGTCACTATTAAGAACTCAAGGATTTATTCGAATAACAAGGGCATTGATGGCGAGGGTCAAATAGAAGTTAAGTCAAGTCTTTTGAAACTACACGATTCGGAAGTTGATAGTTCGTATAATGCAGCAGGAATATATGCGACAGATATATCGGTGGTTGACATAAGTAAATCGAGGATCAGCAACAACTATTCTCAGGGTATTTGGTTTAGTTCGAATACAACCTTTAATGTAAGCGATTGCCACATTTCTGAAAATCTTGGAAAAGATGGAATGTTTCCTCAAGTTCTGATTACTTCAAGCCGTGGAAAGTTTGAAAGAACCACGATAACTAATGGTTCAGGGGTTTCCGGGATGGTGATTGAAAGGTCTTTCGTCCAAATAGTTGAATGCAATGTAACTAAAAACGAGAACTTCGGGCTTTATGTCCTGTCCAATTCTATTGCCGATTTGACTGCATGTGAAATTTCTAGTAATGGTCAGGAAAATAAAGATTTTGCGCAGATCAAAGTAGAAAACTCCAAGCTAATTTTGAAGTCGTCCAAAGTTGTTTCAGGAGTTAATAATACTGGTATATCAATAATGGAATCCTCCTATGCTGAAATGGAGAATACGATTGTCTCGCAGAATCCGCGTCACGGAATTGAGGTATATTACAATTCTGAGTTGAGATTCATGAGCGGTGAAGTTTCAAATAATGGCAGTGAAAATGAGAATTCCGCTCAAGTCTGGGTGGGTTCTTCTTACGCCATTATTAGGGATTCTATCATACATGATGGAAAGGGAAATATGGGGATAGGTGTGCTTAAATCTTATGTTGAACTCGAAAATTGCAAAATTTTTGGACATAGGGATGAGGGTATAAGCCTTGCGTGGTACTCAGGAATAAAGATTAAGGAATGTCAAATTTACTCGAATGCAATGGATTCGAATGTTGCGCAGTTGTCAGTCATTTCGTCTAACTGTATTACCAGGGGGTCGGAAATATATGAAAGTGTGGCTGGTGATGGAGTTAAGGCAGACGATGGGGCGGTTGTGGAGTTGGACAACACAAAAATTTATAAAAACAAGGCATATGGATTAATAGTGAAAAATAATTCGGAAATTAAAATGTCTGGCTGTGAAATTACAGAAAATAATGAGATTCATAAGCACGGTGCCCAGATCTTTCTTGATAATTCTAAGGGCGTAATTAAGAATTCTAAAATTTCAAAGGGAGTTAGTGGCGGGGGTATAAGGCTTTCCCACACTCATTTAGTTGAAATATATCATTCTGTGATTTCAGAACATAAAGGTGCCGGAATTGAAGTTGTAGATAACATTTCAAGGTTGAAGATCGTTGGCGTAACGACATTTAAGAATGAAAAAGGTGGGTTGGTTTACAGAAATCCATACAAGGTATCCACCATTGATTCGAACTTTGATGACGGCGCTTTCCGTAAAAGTTGA
- a CDS encoding tetratricopeptide repeat protein, with translation MKLVFLLFVISQSVLDVGIKYLQNKDYDKAYQIFQQILTVSKNTPEGNWARYYLSLSLLGLGDTLSSLGNLTTLWKENYDDSLAYLAYKTFAELSSTQNDSLKWGIELVQYFPTFAKRKELIENILQSDLDNSTRILLKRILASDYKNQKYLYDLGNELLSQEPGKALIISEREGFSFLKIKAFINSNKYFLAYLSLLRNNPQKKIPEEAITLLRKTGNSARLIGILYPLDSENEKTSFEFALILDKAGLSTSKFRKHLKNPLYTAYFNQKSLTLADLQKLESLENSNLRNYILAKGYLKEGYLVKSLQLALSLPDSFEYNRFKIELIDTFISRGIFTKEVLELLKQIEFYYPLTERDERILIVSKALKLEVKDILERIETNDVKINHKIPFNTIETAYTDTELIKILYDNFDFDGVIRFSSGKPLPSNMKYYIASALIEKGYYHEAISLLEGESNNYPTLFLKAASKLNDPTPYLNSIPKNLSNKDAYYLFIIALKTQNRSLLADYNAPYFCFYRAILNSDIDSALQYLDRNNHRMLLELTRLLLYQEKFQKIVELTQNVNPLYPIETEIYKIRLKAFYNLGRYEELIKEYEQYSDLINDEELSTLAALSALKLNQTDLAFVFALRSDREENKKILSQIFLNHGLVEETDARYLEGKDLLCYYYIKKNERGLLDFMPKNTEEAWLKLKYLAQLSGKISLDSIFQVYSASYNFTENDWIILKSYSLLAKNEIDSLIQVINNSNLQDPELLYLTGVKLIQTGKVDDAANLFKSAIDLAEDSLKHEIYFRLGNIEATKGNFNSALFFYTKALNLGTKFKKEIYYNLSISFKNTGQVDSALVYLEKLINEFPNDEISVEASINLGFQLVERQIDPEKAIYVLGKIIGIGTKVQDCEALYWLSRAYMLTQDLKMALATLKRIYTYYKEFPDWRDTAKLDAAKILVYFNYRETAKNLYHEIIKSRGQNDPLSQEALNQIEFFKL, from the coding sequence ATGAAACTCGTTTTTTTACTTTTTGTAATAAGCCAAAGTGTACTTGATGTGGGTATAAAATATCTTCAGAACAAAGATTATGATAAGGCTTACCAAATATTTCAGCAGATTCTGACTGTCTCAAAAAATACCCCTGAAGGTAACTGGGCAAGATACTATTTAAGTCTCTCTTTACTGGGACTTGGAGACACCCTATCCTCTCTTGGAAATCTAACTACACTATGGAAGGAAAATTACGACGATTCCTTAGCCTACCTCGCCTACAAAACCTTTGCTGAACTTTCCTCTACTCAAAATGACTCACTAAAGTGGGGTATTGAACTTGTGCAATATTTTCCTACTTTTGCAAAAAGAAAAGAATTAATTGAAAACATTTTACAATCGGACTTAGACAATTCGACGAGGATACTCTTAAAAAGAATTCTCGCCTCAGATTACAAAAACCAAAAATATTTGTACGATCTTGGAAATGAACTCCTTTCACAAGAACCCGGAAAAGCCCTCATTATCTCAGAACGCGAGGGTTTTTCCTTTTTGAAAATAAAAGCCTTTATAAACTCAAACAAATACTTCCTTGCATACTTAAGTTTACTTAGAAACAACCCCCAGAAAAAAATTCCTGAAGAAGCAATTACTCTTCTTAGAAAGACTGGAAATTCAGCAAGACTCATTGGTATTTTGTATCCATTGGACTCAGAAAACGAGAAAACATCGTTCGAATTCGCACTAATACTTGATAAAGCTGGATTAAGTACTTCAAAATTTAGAAAACATCTAAAAAATCCTCTGTATACCGCATATTTCAATCAGAAAAGCCTTACCTTAGCAGACCTCCAGAAGCTGGAAAGTTTAGAAAACTCAAACCTTAGAAACTACATCCTTGCTAAGGGTTATTTAAAAGAAGGATACTTAGTGAAGTCCCTTCAATTAGCCCTTTCTCTGCCAGATTCATTTGAATACAACCGCTTTAAAATAGAGCTCATCGACACCTTCATCTCGAGAGGAATTTTCACAAAGGAAGTGTTAGAATTGCTTAAGCAGATCGAATTCTACTATCCACTCACAGAAAGAGACGAGAGAATATTAATCGTATCTAAGGCTTTGAAACTGGAAGTTAAAGATATTTTAGAAAGAATCGAAACCAATGATGTCAAAATAAATCACAAAATACCTTTTAACACCATTGAGACAGCCTACACTGATACTGAACTGATTAAGATCCTTTACGACAATTTTGATTTTGATGGCGTGATACGGTTTTCCAGTGGAAAACCGCTACCAAGCAACATGAAGTATTACATTGCAAGCGCCCTAATCGAAAAAGGATACTACCATGAAGCTATTAGCTTATTGGAAGGCGAAAGCAACAACTACCCCACCCTTTTTCTGAAGGCAGCATCAAAACTTAACGACCCAACGCCCTATTTAAACAGCATCCCCAAAAATCTCTCCAACAAAGACGCTTACTATCTTTTCATTATAGCCCTAAAAACCCAAAACAGGTCATTACTGGCTGATTACAATGCACCCTACTTTTGCTTCTATCGTGCCATTCTGAATTCCGATATCGATTCCGCCTTACAATACTTAGATCGTAACAACCATAGAATGCTACTTGAACTCACAAGACTTCTTCTTTACCAGGAGAAATTCCAAAAAATCGTTGAACTAACGCAAAATGTAAATCCGCTTTATCCAATTGAAACCGAAATTTATAAAATAAGGCTCAAGGCGTTTTACAATCTTGGGAGATATGAAGAACTCATAAAAGAATATGAACAATATAGCGATCTTATTAATGACGAAGAACTTTCAACTCTGGCTGCGCTTTCTGCTCTAAAACTGAATCAAACCGACTTAGCCTTCGTTTTTGCACTACGTTCCGATCGGGAAGAAAATAAAAAAATATTATCGCAAATCTTTTTAAACCATGGATTAGTAGAGGAGACGGATGCGAGGTATCTCGAAGGTAAAGATCTTCTTTGCTACTACTATATAAAGAAAAATGAAAGAGGACTTTTAGATTTTATGCCAAAAAACACAGAGGAGGCCTGGTTGAAGTTAAAATATTTGGCACAACTTTCCGGAAAAATCTCTTTAGATTCCATATTCCAGGTATATTCTGCTTCTTACAACTTCACAGAAAATGATTGGATAATCCTCAAGAGTTACTCGCTACTCGCAAAAAATGAGATTGACAGTCTTATCCAGGTTATCAATAACAGCAATCTTCAAGATCCTGAACTTCTGTATTTAACCGGAGTCAAACTCATTCAGACAGGGAAAGTTGATGACGCCGCTAATTTATTTAAATCCGCCATCGACCTGGCTGAAGACTCACTCAAACACGAAATTTACTTCCGCCTTGGAAATATAGAAGCGACAAAGGGAAACTTTAATTCCGCACTGTTCTTCTATACAAAAGCTCTGAATTTAGGGACCAAATTCAAGAAGGAAATTTACTACAATTTGTCAATTTCTTTCAAAAACACGGGACAGGTTGACTCTGCTTTGGTTTATCTTGAAAAACTAATTAATGAATTCCCTAACGATGAAATAAGTGTTGAGGCTTCAATAAATCTTGGATTTCAGCTGGTAGAGAGGCAGATTGATCCGGAGAAAGCGATCTATGTTCTCGGAAAAATAATTGGTATTGGAACAAAGGTGCAGGATTGCGAAGCCCTTTACTGGCTCTCAAGAGCCTATATGCTCACTCAGGACCTCAAAATGGCCCTGGCTACCCTAAAAAGAATTTACACCTACTATAAAGAATTTCCCGACTGGCGTGATACTGCTAAACTGGATGCAGCGAAAATACTCGTCTACTTTAACTATAGGGAAACAGCTAAAAATCTATACCACGAAATAATAAAGTCCCGTGGGCAAAACGACCCTCTATCTCAGGAAGCATTGAACCAAATAGAATTTTTTAAACTTTAA
- the ndk gene encoding nucleoside-diphosphate kinase: protein MLLNRTFLLLKPDALQKRVVGKIISMVEEAGFNILDIRMKRWTREEAEKFYAVHRGKEFFEGLVEFMISGPVIGLLLEKENAIEDLRKLVGATDPSKAEPGTIRHKYGTNVRVNAVHASDSPESFEHEVKCFFGDE, encoded by the coding sequence ATTCTCTTGAATAGGACTTTTTTACTTCTTAAGCCTGATGCTTTACAAAAAAGGGTGGTTGGAAAAATAATCTCTATGGTGGAAGAGGCGGGTTTTAATATTTTAGATATTCGCATGAAAAGGTGGACACGGGAAGAGGCGGAAAAGTTTTATGCTGTTCACAGGGGCAAAGAGTTTTTTGAGGGTCTCGTAGAATTTATGATTTCGGGGCCGGTAATTGGTTTGCTATTGGAAAAGGAAAACGCGATCGAAGACCTAAGAAAACTTGTAGGGGCGACAGATCCTTCAAAGGCCGAACCTGGCACTATTAGACACAAGTATGGAACTAATGTAAGAGTGAATGCTGTTCATGCTTCCGATTCACCTGAATCCTTTGAGCACGAAGTGAAGTGCTTTTTCGGAGATGAGTAG
- a CDS encoding 2-oxoacid:acceptor oxidoreductase family protein, with protein sequence MDRDKIEITLAGSGGQGLILAGLVLADAAGIEENLEIVQTVEYGPEARLGTSRSDVIISRRPISYPKVQHPDVLVTLSQDAYTKFVRLVKPGGTVIVDTFNVKSLSKVDGIEVIAYPFTEVVKDRIGTPLVLNMFVLGFLAKKFDLVRLDSLYRAVDRRVKKYHDLNKKALMEGYSLE encoded by the coding sequence ATGGACAGAGATAAGATCGAAATAACCCTGGCAGGTTCCGGTGGCCAGGGACTTATTCTTGCGGGTCTTGTGCTCGCCGATGCGGCGGGAATTGAAGAAAATTTGGAAATTGTCCAGACGGTTGAGTATGGTCCGGAGGCAAGACTGGGTACATCTCGGTCGGATGTAATTATCTCGAGAAGACCAATCTCTTATCCTAAGGTTCAACACCCGGATGTTCTTGTCACTCTTAGCCAGGATGCTTACACCAAATTTGTAAGGCTTGTAAAGCCAGGCGGAACTGTGATTGTAGACACCTTTAACGTCAAGAGTTTATCAAAGGTGGATGGGATTGAGGTTATTGCTTATCCTTTTACTGAAGTTGTGAAGGACAGGATAGGAACTCCTCTCGTTTTAAATATGTTTGTCCTGGGCTTTTTAGCAAAGAAATTTGATCTTGTAAGGCTTGATTCACTCTACAGGGCGGTGGATAGAAGAGTTAAAAAATATCATGATCTCAACAAAAAAGCCTTGATGGAGGGATATTCTCTTGAATAG
- a CDS encoding thiamine pyrophosphate-dependent enzyme, which produces MEKKLYSVHINKSYCKRCGICVNICPKDVLDFDSAGFPIVVDEDACINCKQCENHCPDFAIWVTDRDVKSEIHPLTDYLRVSHMPSVWCPGCGIGMVFQALLKVINKLGLDKNKVSMISGIGCTGRMPGYADFNTLHTTHGRALAFATGLKLAKPELKVIVVMGDGDAYAIGGNHFVHAAKRNIDLLAIVVNNYNYGMTGGQASPTTPLNAYTTTTPYGNMEPSFDGCEVAKAAGANFVARATVYHIPLLEKLIEKAMNIEGFSLVEVLSPCPTYYGRLNLEADAYRTLDWYKKITYMVGTAPKEGAFIPIGIIAENKNKSYLKLLREKWTEIRSK; this is translated from the coding sequence ATGGAAAAGAAATTATATTCCGTCCATATAAATAAAAGTTATTGTAAGAGGTGTGGCATATGCGTTAATATATGCCCCAAAGATGTGCTTGACTTTGATTCTGCAGGATTTCCTATTGTGGTTGATGAAGATGCTTGTATAAATTGCAAACAGTGCGAAAATCATTGTCCTGACTTTGCCATCTGGGTTACTGATCGGGATGTTAAAAGTGAGATTCATCCTTTGACCGATTATTTGAGGGTGAGTCACATGCCCTCCGTCTGGTGTCCTGGCTGTGGTATAGGAATGGTTTTTCAAGCCCTTTTGAAGGTGATTAACAAGTTGGGCCTTGATAAGAATAAGGTTTCAATGATCTCCGGGATTGGTTGTACGGGAAGGATGCCAGGATATGCAGACTTCAATACTCTCCATACTACCCATGGAAGAGCGCTTGCCTTCGCCACCGGTTTGAAACTTGCTAAGCCGGAACTAAAAGTTATCGTGGTGATGGGTGATGGAGATGCTTATGCAATTGGAGGGAACCACTTTGTTCACGCGGCCAAGCGAAACATTGATTTGCTTGCCATTGTGGTGAATAACTACAATTATGGTATGACAGGTGGACAGGCCTCACCTACAACGCCCCTTAATGCCTACACTACAACGACCCCTTACGGGAACATGGAGCCTTCCTTTGACGGGTGTGAGGTTGCCAAAGCGGCTGGTGCAAACTTCGTGGCTCGTGCAACGGTTTACCACATACCTCTCCTTGAAAAACTTATTGAAAAGGCAATGAATATTGAGGGATTTTCACTCGTAGAGGTATTGAGTCCCTGTCCGACTTATTATGGTAGATTGAACCTGGAGGCAGATGCGTATAGGACCCTTGACTGGTACAAGAAGATCACCTATATGGTTGGGACAGCGCCGAAAGAAGGGGCTTTTATTCCGATAGGAATTATTGCAGAGAACAAAAATAAAAGTTATTTAAAACTATTGAGGGAAAAATGGACAGAGATAAGATCGAAATAA
- a CDS encoding MoxR family ATPase: MNEDKVTELSKDLYQRILSEFSKRIVGQKEVIEQILIALFSQGHVVVLGLPGLAKTLIVKTLAELLDIQFSRIQFTPDLMPSDITGSEILEEDPSTGKKYFKFVKGPIFANIILADEINRTPPKTQSALLEAMQELKITVSGKTYFLEKPFFVVATQNPIEQEGTYPLPEALLDRFMMEVKITYPSRKEEIEIVKETTGPEEITINKVISRNEILEIQKLIREIPAPDHVVEYAVDLVRKTRPSEKEAPDIVKEYVLYGASPRASQSLILGSKARAFLRGTIIPTTQDVKNLALPVLRHRIIRSFKAEVDNVGVEDIIKSLL, translated from the coding sequence ATGAACGAAGACAAAGTTACAGAATTAAGTAAGGATCTGTACCAGCGAATTCTCAGTGAGTTTTCTAAAAGAATCGTTGGTCAAAAAGAAGTTATTGAACAGATTCTTATTGCCCTCTTTTCTCAGGGACATGTAGTTGTACTTGGCCTTCCAGGTCTTGCAAAGACTCTAATTGTAAAAACCCTTGCCGAGCTTTTGGATATACAGTTTTCCAGAATCCAGTTCACTCCAGATCTTATGCCATCGGATATAACCGGAAGTGAAATATTGGAAGAAGATCCCAGCACAGGTAAAAAATACTTTAAATTTGTTAAAGGCCCCATTTTTGCTAATATCATCTTGGCTGACGAGATTAATAGAACCCCTCCAAAGACCCAGTCAGCACTCCTTGAAGCCATGCAAGAGTTAAAAATAACAGTTTCAGGAAAAACCTATTTTCTTGAAAAACCTTTCTTTGTCGTTGCTACACAGAACCCCATAGAGCAAGAAGGTACTTACCCACTCCCTGAAGCACTTCTTGACAGATTCATGATGGAAGTGAAAATCACCTATCCTTCACGAAAGGAGGAGATTGAAATTGTCAAGGAAACCACAGGACCTGAAGAAATAACAATAAATAAAGTTATATCACGCAATGAAATCTTAGAGATCCAGAAGCTTATAAGGGAAATTCCCGCTCCCGACCATGTTGTCGAATACGCAGTAGATTTGGTCAGAAAGACAAGACCCTCAGAAAAAGAAGCTCCTGATATTGTAAAGGAGTATGTCCTCTACGGAGCGAGTCCTCGTGCTTCCCAATCTTTGATACTCGGAAGCAAAGCGAGGGCCTTTCTGAGGGGAACAATAATACCAACCACTCAAGATGTAAAGAACCTTGCTTTACCTGTTTTAAGGCACAGAATAATCCGCTCTTTTAAGGCCGAAGTTGACAATGTGGGCGTGGAAGACATTATAAAATCGCTACTATGA
- a CDS encoding deoxyguanosinetriphosphate triphosphohydrolase: MTIREILEEREYQILHPKAKKSKESTRAYKEAPCPIRTEFQRDRDRIIHSKAFRRLKHKTQVFIQPEGDHFRTRLTHTLEVSQIARTIARALFLNEDLTEAISLGHDLGHTPFGHQGEHALNELMKDFGGFKHPEQGVRVVEILEKEGRGLNLTEEVKEGIAKHSKGFGKIISIKSLASTLEGQIVRVSDIISYVNHDLDDAIRAKILRTDEIPEEFIKYFGETSSKRISFMVSDVINTTIENDYKFISMSQETENMLERLRDFLRSRVYFSPLVVSESEKAKHIIEFLFNYYVKNYKEIPFYESVKSKVKDYPPQKAACDYISGMTDRFALLVFEEKFIPKAWSMF; the protein is encoded by the coding sequence ATGACCATAAGAGAAATATTAGAGGAAAGAGAATACCAGATTCTCCATCCTAAAGCCAAAAAATCCAAGGAAAGTACAAGGGCTTACAAAGAGGCCCCATGCCCCATCAGAACAGAGTTTCAAAGAGACAGAGACAGGATAATTCACTCTAAGGCTTTCCGCCGATTAAAACATAAAACTCAAGTCTTTATTCAACCCGAGGGTGACCATTTCCGTACACGCCTTACCCATACCCTTGAAGTCTCTCAGATTGCAAGAACGATAGCACGGGCGCTCTTTCTAAATGAAGATCTCACAGAAGCCATAAGTTTAGGACACGATCTCGGTCATACCCCTTTTGGTCATCAAGGTGAACATGCCTTAAACGAACTTATGAAAGACTTTGGTGGATTCAAACACCCCGAACAAGGGGTTAGGGTCGTTGAAATCCTTGAGAAGGAAGGCAGAGGACTAAATCTCACAGAAGAAGTTAAAGAAGGGATTGCAAAACACTCCAAGGGGTTTGGAAAAATCATCAGCATCAAATCACTGGCTTCTACCTTAGAGGGCCAGATAGTAAGGGTTTCCGACATAATCTCTTATGTGAACCACGATCTTGATGACGCAATAAGGGCAAAAATTCTAAGAACCGACGAAATTCCCGAGGAGTTTATAAAATACTTTGGAGAAACAAGCTCCAAAAGAATTAGCTTTATGGTCTCTGATGTAATAAATACAACGATAGAAAATGATTACAAATTCATATCAATGTCCCAAGAAACGGAAAATATGCTTGAAAGGCTTAGAGATTTTTTAAGGAGCAGGGTCTACTTTTCACCCCTTGTAGTTTCGGAATCTGAGAAGGCAAAGCACATTATCGAATTTCTCTTCAATTACTACGTGAAAAACTACAAAGAAATCCCCTTTTATGAGAGCGTTAAGAGTAAGGTTAAAGACTACCCACCCCAGAAAGCAGCATGTGACTATATTTCTGGAATGACTGACCGATTTGCCCTCCTCGTCTTTGAGGAAAAATTTATTCCAAAGGCCTGGAGCATGTTTTAG